The genomic interval CCATCCCCTGCATTTTCCTGACCGACAACAACGAACTGGATCCCGAGCTGGTCCAGATGGCCACCGAGGCCGGCGTTCCGGTCTATCGGACACCGGTGCCCTCGACGCGCTTCATGGCGCTGCTGCGCGACTTTCTCAACGACCAGTTCGCCCCCCAGATGACCGTCCACGGCTCGCTGGTGGACGTCTACGGCATCGGGCTGCTGCTGATCGGCAAGCCGGGCATCGGCAAAAGCGAGGTGGCGCTCGACCTGGTCGAACGCGGCCATCGCCTGGTGGCCGACGACGTGGTGATCGTCACGCGCAAGGAAGAGACCGTGCTCATGGGCACGGGCACCGACCTGGTGCGGCACTTCATGGAGGTGCGCGGCCTGGGCCTGATCGACGTCCGGGCCATGTTCGGCGTGCGCGCCATCCGCTTTCAGAAACGCATCGAAGTGGTCGTAAAAATGGAGCTGTGGGACCCCGAAGAGGAGTACACCCGCCTGGGGATGGTCGAGGACACCTACCGGCTGCTCGATGTGGAACTGCCCATGGTGAAG from Rhodothermus marinus carries:
- the hprK gene encoding HPr(Ser) kinase/phosphatase, which gives rise to MPYQPNRVYRKESITVAFMVEQLQKAVGLPVERVNQVDDTLRLVVESELNRPGLVLAGYTELFTYQRVQILGNTENRYLRHLPPAQRRRAFQNLLQFPIPCIFLTDNNELDPELVQMATEAGVPVYRTPVPSTRFMALLRDFLNDQFAPQMTVHGSLVDVYGIGLLLIGKPGIGKSEVALDLVERGHRLVADDVVIVTRKEETVLMGTGTDLVRHFMEVRGLGLIDVRAMFGVRAIRFQKRIEVVVKMELWDPEEEYTRLGMVEDTYRLLDVELPMVKVPITPGKNITVLCEVIAMNHLLRHYGYDPAEVFAQRLSERIRQKASSVPLRGTEYFEQDYE